In Streptomyces sp. NBC_01426, one genomic interval encodes:
- a CDS encoding alpha/beta fold hydrolase, protein MTTPWTLADLEAAIRAGWSAETCSPDDVERAPWTAGNPAWGHCDITALVVQDLVGGELMVGEVWWGGQQQGFHCWNVLPGGMCVDLTREQFRLGQTITRARLMGKRPAGRLPRRWEEYRLLRRRVIERLGPLPGVVRAADGRGLAYTDFGGAGAPLLVLRGHPGDGQSRDGRSGDGQSRDGQSRDGGSFESAVRDAGPGWHVIALDLAGYAASGAAEEDARDGEDARDGYVADAATVLEGLGLGPAVVWGRGSGEGVAYGLAARRPDLVRAVVELPRGHRARAEDPEGFGAAVREFLAGVPGEDVSAGA, encoded by the coding sequence ATGACGACTCCCTGGACCCTCGCGGATCTTGAGGCGGCCATCCGTGCGGGATGGTCGGCCGAGACCTGTTCGCCCGACGACGTGGAGCGGGCGCCCTGGACGGCCGGGAATCCGGCTTGGGGGCACTGCGACATCACGGCTCTGGTCGTCCAGGATCTGGTGGGCGGGGAGTTGATGGTGGGTGAGGTCTGGTGGGGCGGGCAGCAGCAGGGGTTCCACTGTTGGAACGTGTTGCCCGGGGGGATGTGCGTCGATCTGACGCGGGAGCAGTTCCGGCTCGGGCAGACGATCACGCGGGCCCGGCTGATGGGGAAGCGGCCGGCGGGGCGGCTGCCGAGGCGCTGGGAGGAGTACCGGCTGCTGCGGCGGCGGGTGATCGAAAGACTGGGGCCGCTGCCGGGGGTGGTGCGGGCGGCGGACGGGCGCGGGCTCGCGTACACGGATTTCGGGGGCGCGGGGGCGCCGCTGCTGGTGCTGCGGGGGCATCCGGGGGACGGGCAGTCTCGGGACGGGCGCTCGGGGGACGGGCAGTCTCGGGACGGGCAGTCTCGGGACGGGGGGTCCTTCGAGTCGGCGGTCCGGGACGCGGGGCCGGGGTGGCATGTGATCGCGCTGGATCTGGCGGGGTACGCGGCGTCGGGCGCGGCCGAGGAGGATGCGCGCGACGGGGAGGATGCGCGCGACGGGTACGTGGCGGACGCGGCCACCGTGCTGGAGGGGCTGGGGTTGGGGCCGGCGGTGGTGTGGGGTCGCGGTTCGGGTGAGGGGGTCGCGTACGGGCTCGCGGCGCGGCGGCCGGATCTGGTGCGGGCCGTGGTGGAGCTGCCGCGGGGACACCGGGCGCGGGCGGAGGATCCGGAGGGGTTCGGCGCGGCCGTGCGGGAGTTCCTGGCGGGGGTTCCCGGTGAGGATGTGAGCGCGGGGGCGTGA
- a CDS encoding SCO6880 family protein has product MTTQSHQLHPIAPRRTYLIGRARPNAIVGKNRETGEIALIIAGAFLGMMSGLLVPDLTLRIVSLAGFPMLALAAVYVPYKGRTFYRWFEIRRSYKRTLRRGTTYRSGTMEAGIRGSDGREVEVGPPPGIGRISWLAAPFGPDEIAVLLHADRRTVTAAIEIEGPGVGLRDSEDQEALVDRFGTLLKHVANGDGFVTRLQMLARTLPADPDAHAKDVAQRGDTAAPGWLRESYDQLQSMVSTSSEQHRAYLVACMHYSRELAAEAHTIARASTPHKGRKLDRDAGLAIVMARELTDICARLAEADIRVRQPLGQGRLSSLVHSMYDPDHPIDHIQAMTKRNAWPAELDAVEPTYLQAKTRESSTRAPWCHATAWVKEWPMTPVGVNFLAPLLVHTPDVIRTVAVTMDLEPTEVAIERMLTEKTNDEADASRAAKMNRTVDPRDIAAHGRLDQRGEDLASGAAGVNLVGYITVSSRSPEALARDKRTIRASAGKSYLKLEWCDREHHRAFVNTLPFATGIRR; this is encoded by the coding sequence TTGACGACCCAGTCCCACCAGCTTCACCCGATCGCGCCCCGTCGCACGTATCTCATCGGCCGCGCCCGGCCGAACGCGATCGTCGGCAAGAACCGCGAAACCGGCGAGATCGCCCTGATCATCGCCGGCGCGTTCCTCGGCATGATGAGCGGACTGCTCGTCCCCGACCTCACCCTGCGCATCGTGAGCCTCGCCGGCTTCCCCATGCTCGCCCTCGCCGCCGTGTACGTCCCGTACAAGGGCCGTACCTTCTACCGGTGGTTCGAGATCAGGCGCAGCTACAAGCGCACCCTGCGCCGCGGCACCACCTACCGCTCCGGCACCATGGAAGCGGGCATCCGCGGCTCCGACGGCCGCGAGGTCGAGGTCGGCCCGCCGCCCGGCATCGGCCGCATCAGCTGGCTCGCCGCACCCTTCGGCCCCGACGAGATCGCCGTCCTCCTGCACGCCGACCGCAGAACCGTGACCGCCGCCATCGAGATCGAGGGCCCCGGCGTCGGCCTGCGCGACAGCGAGGACCAGGAAGCCCTCGTCGACCGCTTCGGCACCCTCCTCAAGCACGTGGCGAACGGCGACGGCTTCGTCACCCGCCTCCAGATGCTCGCCCGCACCCTCCCCGCCGACCCCGACGCCCACGCCAAGGACGTCGCCCAGCGCGGCGACACCGCCGCCCCCGGCTGGCTCCGCGAGTCCTACGACCAACTCCAGTCGATGGTGTCCACATCCTCCGAGCAGCACCGCGCGTACCTCGTCGCCTGTATGCACTACTCGCGCGAACTCGCCGCCGAGGCCCACACCATCGCCCGCGCCTCGACCCCCCACAAGGGCCGCAAGCTCGACCGCGACGCCGGCCTCGCCATCGTCATGGCCCGCGAGCTCACCGACATCTGCGCCCGCCTCGCCGAGGCCGACATCCGCGTACGCCAGCCCCTCGGCCAGGGCCGGCTGTCCTCCCTCGTGCACTCCATGTACGACCCGGACCACCCCATCGACCACATCCAGGCCATGACGAAGCGCAACGCCTGGCCCGCCGAACTCGACGCGGTCGAACCCACCTACCTCCAGGCCAAGACCCGCGAGTCCTCCACCCGCGCCCCCTGGTGCCACGCCACCGCCTGGGTGAAGGAATGGCCGATGACCCCCGTCGGCGTCAACTTCCTCGCCCCGCTCCTCGTCCACACACCGGACGTCATCCGCACCGTCGCCGTCACCATGGACCTCGAACCCACCGAGGTCGCCATCGAACGGATGCTGACGGAGAAGACCAACGACGAGGCCGACGCCAGCCGCGCCGCGAAGATGAACCGCACGGTCGACCCGCGCGACATCGCCGCCCACGGCCGGCTCGACCAGAGGGGTGAAGATCTCGCCAGTGGTGCGGCGGGAGTCAACCTGGTCGGGTACATCACGGTGTCCTCGCGTTCACCCGAGGCCCTCGCCCGCGACAAGCGCACCATCCGCGCCTCGGCGGGCAAGTCCTACCTGAAGCTGGAGTGGTGCGATCGCGAGCACCACCGCGCCTTCGTCAACACCCTGCCGTTCGCCACCGGCATCCGACGCTAG
- a CDS encoding ATP-binding protein encodes MRDPMSALTDAFTSFLFGKVETTRLPVRTSTGQAQAVYLPTAAPGLGDSGVIIGREVYSGKGYIYDPFQLYGQQLPAPHWLVLGESGNGKSALEKTYVLRQLRFKDRQVVVLDAQGEDGVGEWNLIAQQLGITPIRLDPIAANDDGIRLNPLDPAITTTGQLALLRTIIEVAMGHGLDERSGFALKVAHAYVVDTIRDRQPVLTDIVEQLRHPEPESAQAMNVDLDDVRAWGLDVALVIDRLVDGDLRGMFDGPTTVGIDLDAPLIVFDLSHIDRNSIAMPILMAIVGVWLEHTWIRPDRKKRIFLVEEAWHIINSPFVAQLFQRLLKFGRRLGLSFVAVVHHLSDVVDGAAAREAAAILKMASTRTIYAQKADEARATGRVLGLPRWAVEIIPTLTPGIAVWDVNGNVQVVKHLITEAERPLVYTDRAMTESSVQHRLPDDLLAAELEAEERALLIERHHNGPGSATTVA; translated from the coding sequence ATGCGAGATCCCATGTCCGCTCTGACGGACGCCTTCACCAGCTTCCTGTTCGGCAAGGTGGAGACCACCCGCCTGCCCGTCCGCACCTCCACCGGGCAGGCCCAGGCCGTCTACCTGCCGACCGCTGCCCCCGGCCTCGGCGACTCCGGCGTCATCATCGGCCGCGAGGTCTACAGCGGCAAGGGGTACATCTACGACCCCTTCCAGCTGTACGGGCAGCAGCTCCCCGCCCCCCACTGGCTGGTCCTCGGCGAGTCCGGCAACGGGAAGTCCGCGCTGGAGAAGACGTACGTCCTGCGCCAACTCCGTTTCAAGGACCGCCAGGTCGTCGTCCTCGACGCCCAGGGCGAAGACGGCGTCGGCGAGTGGAACCTGATCGCCCAGCAGTTGGGAATAACCCCCATCCGCCTGGATCCCATCGCCGCGAACGACGACGGGATCCGCCTCAACCCCCTCGACCCGGCGATCACCACGACCGGCCAGCTCGCGCTGCTCCGGACCATCATCGAAGTCGCCATGGGCCACGGCCTCGACGAACGCTCCGGCTTCGCCCTGAAGGTCGCGCACGCCTATGTCGTCGACACGATCCGCGACCGCCAGCCCGTCCTCACCGACATCGTGGAACAACTGCGCCACCCCGAGCCCGAGTCCGCCCAGGCCATGAACGTCGACCTGGACGATGTCCGCGCCTGGGGACTCGATGTCGCCCTGGTCATCGACCGTCTCGTCGACGGCGACCTCCGCGGCATGTTCGACGGCCCCACCACCGTCGGCATCGACCTCGACGCGCCGCTGATCGTCTTCGACCTGTCGCACATCGACCGCAACTCCATCGCGATGCCGATCCTCATGGCGATCGTCGGTGTCTGGCTGGAACACACCTGGATCCGCCCGGACCGCAAGAAGCGCATCTTCCTGGTCGAAGAGGCCTGGCACATCATCAACAGCCCCTTCGTCGCCCAGCTGTTCCAGCGCCTGTTGAAGTTCGGCCGGCGCCTGGGCCTGTCCTTCGTCGCCGTCGTCCACCACCTCTCCGACGTCGTCGACGGCGCCGCCGCCCGCGAAGCCGCCGCCATCCTCAAGATGGCCTCCACCAGAACGATCTACGCCCAGAAAGCCGACGAGGCCCGCGCCACGGGCCGGGTGCTCGGCCTGCCCCGCTGGGCCGTGGAGATCATCCCGACCCTCACCCCGGGCATCGCGGTCTGGGACGTCAACGGCAACGTCCAGGTCGTCAAGCACCTGATCACCGAGGCCGAACGCCCGCTCGTCTACACCGACCGCGCCATGACCGAATCCTCGGTGCAACACCGACTCCCCGACGATCTGCTGGCCGCCGAACTGGAGGCGGAGGAGCGAGCCCTCCTCATCGAACGCCACCACAACGGCCCCGGCTCCGCGACCACGGTGGCGTAA
- a CDS encoding type VI secretion protein, with product MSDPRRTEPPARAGGVPDGALVGLLAFLLGLAILVWSATGLSALFSKGAWPGTVTFTRTPDAVRALITEPHDLAGAWPETDPAALSGWGLFWGLFIGQLLILLVLTLFTMGVIARTKARRALLKHPGRLDDQPPPGPIPTPPAPRSPAAFETPRPEAAAHGALRIADHPAPVDEAYRHGFGHAPTPPPAATPTTVPVPVPVPAPVPATAQAPARLGYAAPAERHTTSARHIAAAEGALLVVTSAPALWSETKDARAKLGPVLLYDPSHLCDTPARMHWNPAEGCADRDIAAARALALLAPVRPQARMDAAVADTAETLLRSWLQAAALDNRPFKQLHRWAQGTNAQDPVRILRTHPQAAPGAAGELESALTAYPERRELAQHLTARALSCLSSIHIREACNPNRTDSVTLASFLTEGGTLYLVGESLEDPRSHPGAMPLLTALASSVVEHGRRMAARSSHGRLDPPLTLVLEDVAAVAPIPQLPELLQDDALPLLALCRSREQARSRWPQAASAF from the coding sequence ATGTCCGACCCCAGACGTACGGAGCCGCCCGCGCGGGCCGGGGGCGTCCCCGACGGGGCCCTCGTCGGCCTCCTGGCGTTCCTGCTCGGCCTCGCCATCCTCGTCTGGTCGGCCACCGGCCTCTCGGCGCTCTTCTCCAAGGGCGCCTGGCCGGGCACCGTCACGTTCACCCGCACCCCGGACGCGGTCCGTGCCCTGATAACGGAACCCCACGACCTGGCCGGAGCCTGGCCCGAGACCGACCCGGCGGCCCTCTCCGGCTGGGGCCTGTTCTGGGGCCTGTTCATCGGCCAGCTCCTGATCCTGCTGGTCCTGACCCTCTTCACGATGGGTGTCATCGCCCGCACCAAGGCCCGCCGCGCCCTCCTCAAGCACCCCGGCCGGCTCGACGACCAGCCCCCGCCCGGGCCGATCCCCACCCCGCCGGCGCCCCGGTCTCCAGCCGCGTTCGAGACCCCGCGTCCCGAGGCCGCGGCCCACGGCGCCCTCCGCATCGCGGACCACCCCGCGCCGGTCGACGAGGCGTACCGCCACGGCTTCGGCCACGCTCCGACACCGCCCCCGGCCGCGACGCCCACAACGGTGCCCGTGCCCGTGCCCGTGCCCGCGCCCGTACCGGCGACCGCGCAGGCTCCGGCCCGCCTCGGCTACGCCGCCCCCGCGGAACGCCACACCACCTCCGCCCGGCACATCGCGGCTGCGGAAGGCGCGCTCCTCGTCGTCACGTCCGCCCCCGCACTCTGGTCGGAGACCAAGGACGCCCGCGCCAAGCTCGGCCCGGTCCTCCTCTACGACCCCTCGCACCTCTGCGACACCCCGGCCCGCATGCACTGGAACCCCGCAGAGGGCTGCGCGGACCGCGACATCGCCGCCGCACGCGCCCTGGCCCTCCTGGCGCCCGTACGCCCCCAGGCCCGTATGGACGCCGCGGTCGCCGACACGGCGGAAACGCTCCTGCGGAGCTGGCTCCAGGCCGCGGCCCTCGACAACCGCCCCTTCAAGCAGCTGCACCGTTGGGCCCAGGGCACCAACGCCCAGGACCCGGTCCGGATCCTCCGTACGCACCCGCAGGCGGCCCCCGGCGCTGCCGGCGAACTGGAGAGCGCCCTCACCGCGTACCCCGAGCGCCGCGAACTGGCCCAGCACCTGACCGCCCGGGCCCTGTCCTGCCTCAGTTCGATCCACATCCGCGAGGCCTGCAACCCGAACCGAACGGATTCCGTCACGCTGGCTTCGTTCCTGACCGAAGGGGGCACCCTGTATCTGGTGGGCGAGTCCCTGGAGGACCCGCGCAGCCACCCGGGTGCAATGCCCTTGCTGACCGCACTCGCCTCCAGCGTGGTCGAGCACGGCCGTCGCATGGCCGCACGGTCATCCCACGGTCGGCTCGACCCACCACTGACGCTGGTGCTGGAGGACGTGGCGGCCGTCGCCCCCATTCCGCAGCTCCCGGAGCTCCTCCAGGACGACGCCCTGCCGCTCCTCGCGCTCTGCCGCAGCCGCGAACAGGCCCGCTCCCGCTGGCCCCAGGCCGCCTCCGCCTTCTAA
- a CDS encoding GNAT family N-acetyltransferase has product MNQHGVRPVSAGEWEKVKELRLSALRDPAAPVAFLESIVEAESQPDEFWQGRTARASSGRAARQFVAEAPDGSWDGSVTVLVEEGGTVDYFGEVVEKAQGHLVGVFVRAGQRGTGLTGALFAAALEWAWSLEGPALGRVRLFVHEDNGRAEAFYRRYGFVASGRIVVGTPSDPEARELEYVLERPAVGS; this is encoded by the coding sequence GGCCGGTGTCTGCCGGCGAGTGGGAGAAGGTCAAGGAGCTGCGGCTCAGCGCATTGCGGGATCCTGCGGCTCCGGTGGCTTTCCTGGAGAGCATCGTGGAGGCCGAGTCCCAGCCGGACGAGTTCTGGCAGGGGCGGACCGCGAGAGCTTCGAGCGGGCGGGCTGCCCGGCAGTTCGTTGCCGAGGCTCCCGACGGATCCTGGGACGGGTCGGTGACCGTGCTCGTCGAGGAAGGCGGCACCGTCGACTACTTCGGTGAGGTCGTGGAGAAGGCGCAGGGGCACCTGGTGGGGGTGTTCGTGCGGGCCGGGCAGCGGGGCACCGGACTGACCGGTGCGTTGTTCGCGGCCGCCCTGGAGTGGGCCTGGTCGCTGGAGGGGCCGGCGCTGGGGCGGGTACGGCTCTTCGTCCACGAGGACAACGGGCGGGCCGAGGCGTTCTATCGGAGGTACGGATTCGTGGCGAGCGGCCGGATCGTGGTCGGTACGCCGTCGGACCCGGAGGCCCGGGAGCTGGAGTACGTACTGGAACGGCCCGCAGTGGGGAGTTAG